A section of the Pimelobacter simplex genome encodes:
- a CDS encoding lipid-transfer protein, translating to MSERTLSGKAAIAGIGATEFSKESGRSELQLSVEAVQHALADCGLTPADVDGLVTFTMDTSSEIAVARELGIPELRFFSRINYGGGAACATVQQAAMAVATGVADVVVAYRGFNERSGDRFGQVSKWAAAQVNTNGLDNAWTYPLGLSTPAATVAMQARRYMHEYGATSEDFGRVAVADRRHAATNPAAFFHGKPITLEDHQASRMIADPLHLLDCCQESDGAVALVIVSAERARDLAQKPAYIAAAAQGSGKDQFVMTSYYRDDIGIPEIGVVGRELWKQSGLTPGDMPMAILYDHFTPYVLMQLEELGFCGRGEAKDFVKDGAIEIGGRLPINTHGGQLGEAYIHGMNGIAEGVRQVRGTSVNPVADAAHVLVTAGTGVPTSGLILSA from the coding sequence ATGAGCGAGCGCACCCTCTCCGGCAAGGCCGCCATCGCCGGCATCGGCGCCACCGAGTTCTCCAAGGAGTCGGGCCGCTCCGAGCTCCAGCTCTCGGTCGAGGCGGTCCAGCACGCCCTCGCCGACTGCGGCCTGACGCCCGCGGACGTCGACGGCCTGGTCACGTTCACCATGGACACCTCGTCCGAGATCGCGGTCGCCCGCGAGCTCGGCATCCCCGAGCTGCGCTTCTTCAGCCGGATCAACTACGGCGGCGGCGCCGCCTGCGCGACCGTCCAGCAGGCCGCGATGGCCGTCGCCACGGGGGTCGCCGACGTCGTCGTCGCCTACCGCGGCTTCAACGAGCGCTCCGGCGATCGCTTCGGCCAGGTCTCCAAGTGGGCCGCCGCCCAGGTCAACACCAACGGCCTCGACAACGCCTGGACCTACCCCCTCGGCCTCTCCACGCCCGCGGCCACGGTGGCCATGCAGGCCCGCCGCTACATGCACGAGTACGGCGCCACGTCCGAGGACTTCGGCCGGGTCGCGGTCGCCGACCGCCGCCACGCCGCCACCAACCCGGCCGCCTTCTTCCACGGCAAGCCGATCACCCTCGAGGACCACCAGGCCTCCCGGATGATCGCCGACCCGCTGCACCTGCTCGACTGCTGCCAGGAGTCCGACGGCGCCGTGGCGCTCGTCATCGTCTCGGCGGAGCGGGCGCGCGACCTGGCCCAGAAGCCGGCGTACATCGCCGCGGCGGCCCAGGGCTCGGGCAAGGACCAGTTCGTGATGACGTCGTACTACCGCGACGACATCGGCATCCCCGAGATCGGCGTCGTGGGCCGCGAGCTGTGGAAGCAGTCGGGCCTCACGCCCGGGGACATGCCGATGGCGATCCTCTACGACCACTTCACGCCGTACGTGCTGATGCAGCTCGAGGAGCTCGGCTTCTGCGGCCGCGGCGAGGCCAAGGACTTCGTCAAGGACGGGGCCATCGAGATCGGCGGCCGGCTGCCCATCAACACCCACGGCGGTCAGCTCGGCGAGGCCTACATCCACGGCATGAACGGCATCGCCGAGGGCGTGCGCCAGGTGCGCGGAACCTCCGTCAACCCCGTCGCCGATGCCGCGCACGTGCTGGTCACGGCGGGCACGGGCGTGCCGACGAGCGGGCTGATCCTCAGCGCCTGA
- a CDS encoding cupin domain-containing protein, with protein sequence MSYPPPLYDGDGEISAWVRPGDAEADLVYPNGNRVHYLARGEATGGLFGLYRWEFSDAVSGPGPHFHRSIAESFYILDGEVRIHTGDAWVTARPGDFLHVPPGGLHGFRNESGAPASMLLHFAPGAPREPYFEGLDRLARGEQWTPEEYDAFMREHDNVWVEES encoded by the coding sequence ATGTCGTACCCCCCTCCGCTCTACGACGGCGACGGCGAGATCTCGGCGTGGGTGCGCCCCGGTGACGCCGAGGCCGACCTCGTCTACCCCAACGGCAACCGGGTCCACTACCTCGCGCGCGGGGAGGCGACCGGCGGCCTGTTCGGGCTCTACCGCTGGGAGTTCTCGGACGCGGTGAGCGGGCCCGGCCCGCACTTCCACCGCAGCATCGCCGAGTCCTTCTACATCCTCGACGGCGAGGTGCGGATCCACACCGGTGACGCGTGGGTGACCGCGCGCCCCGGTGACTTCCTGCACGTGCCGCCCGGTGGGCTGCACGGGTTCCGCAACGAGTCGGGGGCGCCGGCGTCGATGCTGCTGCACTTCGCGCCGGGCGCGCCCCGAGAGCCCTACTTCGAGGGTCTCGACCGGCTCGCGCGGGGCGAGCAGTGGACGCCCGAGGAGTACGACGCGTTCATGCGCGAGCACGACAACGTCTGGGTCGAGGAGTCCTAA
- the ribD gene encoding bifunctional diaminohydroxyphosphoribosylaminopyrimidine deaminase/5-amino-6-(5-phosphoribosylamino)uracil reductase RibD: MRRALALAATPGVPLHPNPRVGCVLLAPDGTVVGEGFHHGAGTPHAEVEALRVAGERARGATAVVTLEPCNHTGRTGPCAQALLAAGVRRVVVAQRDPNPLARGGAETLRAAGVEVELGVLGDEAEQVNPAWTFAHRHGRPFVTWKFAATLDGRSAAADGTSRWVSSLAARRDTHRLRALADTMMVGANTVAVDDPQLTVRGDDDQPVGVQPLRVVMGERDLPADRRIFDDAAPTLHLRTRDPEAALRTLYAEHDRHHVFLEGGPTLAAAFLQAGLVDEVVTYVAPMLLGAGRSAVGDLGIQTIADAFRLELTDATVVGAGADANVRLTMKGTN; the protein is encoded by the coding sequence ATGCGTCGTGCCCTCGCGCTCGCGGCGACCCCGGGGGTGCCGCTGCACCCCAATCCCCGCGTGGGCTGCGTGCTGCTGGCCCCCGACGGCACGGTCGTCGGCGAGGGATTCCACCACGGCGCCGGTACGCCGCACGCCGAGGTCGAGGCGCTCCGGGTGGCCGGGGAGCGGGCCCGGGGCGCGACGGCCGTCGTGACGCTCGAGCCGTGCAACCACACCGGGCGGACCGGTCCCTGCGCGCAGGCCCTCCTCGCCGCCGGCGTACGACGCGTGGTCGTCGCCCAGCGCGACCCCAACCCGCTCGCCCGGGGCGGCGCCGAGACCCTGCGGGCCGCGGGCGTCGAGGTCGAGCTCGGCGTGCTGGGCGACGAGGCCGAGCAGGTCAACCCGGCCTGGACCTTCGCGCACCGCCACGGCCGCCCGTTCGTGACCTGGAAGTTCGCCGCGACGCTCGACGGCCGCAGTGCCGCCGCCGACGGCACCTCGCGCTGGGTGTCCTCGCTGGCCGCGCGCCGCGACACCCACCGGCTGCGGGCGCTGGCCGACACGATGATGGTCGGCGCCAACACCGTGGCGGTCGACGACCCCCAGCTCACCGTCCGCGGCGACGACGACCAGCCGGTCGGCGTCCAGCCGCTGCGCGTGGTGATGGGGGAGCGCGACCTGCCCGCGGACCGGCGGATCTTCGACGACGCCGCGCCCACGCTGCACCTGCGCACCCGCGACCCCGAGGCCGCGCTGCGCACGCTCTACGCCGAGCACGACCGGCACCACGTCTTCCTGGAGGGCGGCCCGACGCTGGCAGCGGCCTTCCTCCAGGCCGGCCTCGTCGACGAGGTCGTCACCTATGTCGCCCCGATGCTGCTGGGCGCCGGTCGCTCGGCCGTCGGGGACCTCGGAATCCAGACCATCGCGGATGCGTTCCGCCTCGAGCTGACCGACGCGACCGTCGTCGGCGCGGGGGCGGACGCCAACGTCCGCCTGACCATGAAGGGAACCAACTGA
- a CDS encoding riboflavin synthase: protein MFTGIVEELGTVAAVEDQGDAIRLTIASDLTLSDAGLGDSIAVNGCCLTVAERTDTTWTADVMAETLDKTSLGGLAVGDRVNLERAVTAEKRLGGHIVQGHVDAIGQVLARTPSEHWEIVEIAMPAELGRYLVDKGSITVDGISLTVVEAKDASFTLSLIPETLARTTLGFRAAGDQVNLEVDVLAKHVEKLLGAYTKEKTA, encoded by the coding sequence ATGTTCACCGGCATCGTCGAGGAGCTCGGCACCGTCGCCGCCGTGGAGGACCAGGGCGACGCCATCCGGCTCACCATCGCCTCGGACCTCACCCTGTCCGACGCGGGCCTCGGGGACTCGATCGCGGTCAACGGCTGCTGCCTGACCGTCGCCGAGCGCACCGACACCACCTGGACCGCCGACGTGATGGCCGAGACGCTGGACAAGACCAGCCTCGGGGGCCTCGCGGTGGGCGACCGGGTCAACCTGGAGCGCGCGGTCACGGCCGAGAAGCGCCTCGGAGGGCACATCGTCCAGGGCCACGTCGACGCGATCGGCCAGGTCCTCGCGCGCACGCCCAGCGAGCACTGGGAGATCGTCGAGATCGCCATGCCCGCCGAGCTCGGCCGCTACCTGGTCGACAAGGGCTCGATCACCGTCGACGGCATCTCGCTGACCGTCGTCGAGGCCAAGGACGCCAGCTTCACGCTGAGCCTGATCCCCGAGACCCTCGCCCGTACGACGCTCGGCTTCCGCGCCGCGGGGGACCAGGTCAACCTCGAGGTCGACGTCCTCGCCAAGCACGTCGAGAAGCTCCTCGGCGCCTACACCAAGGAGAAGACCGCATGA
- a CDS encoding bifunctional 3,4-dihydroxy-2-butanone-4-phosphate synthase/GTP cyclohydrolase II, whose amino-acid sequence MSDKVRLDSVERAIADIAAGRAVVVVDDEDRENEGDIIFAASKATPELMAFTIRYSSGVICAPMPGDMLDRLEIPLMTPHNKDAYRTAYTISVDARDGVSTGISAADRAHTVRVLADSATEPWELTRPGHVFPLRYREGGVLVRRGHTEAAVDLCRLAGLTPTGVLVEVVNDDGTMKRAPELRAFADEHGLAMISIEDLVRHRRRVESHVVREAETRLPTSHGDFTAIGYTITVDGSEHVALVYGDPAALADNGPVLTRVHSECLTGDVFGSSRCDCGPQLNEAMDRIVQEGAGVVIYLRGHEGRGIGLVAKLQAYQLQDGGRDTVDANLDLGLPADARHYGAATQILKDLGVDQVRLLTNNPDKVASLEDYGVTVTERVPLTPHPNGHNLAYLLTKRDRMGHDLPELPDLDLDLEGAN is encoded by the coding sequence ATGAGTGACAAGGTCCGTCTGGACTCGGTCGAGCGCGCGATCGCCGACATCGCCGCCGGCCGCGCCGTGGTGGTCGTCGACGACGAGGACCGCGAGAACGAGGGCGACATCATCTTCGCCGCCAGCAAGGCGACGCCCGAGCTGATGGCGTTCACGATCCGCTACTCCAGCGGCGTGATCTGCGCGCCGATGCCGGGCGACATGCTCGACCGGCTCGAGATCCCGCTCATGACGCCGCACAACAAGGACGCCTACCGCACGGCGTACACGATCTCGGTCGACGCGCGCGACGGCGTCAGCACCGGCATCTCCGCGGCCGACCGCGCCCACACGGTGCGGGTGCTGGCCGACTCGGCGACCGAGCCGTGGGAGCTGACCCGCCCCGGCCACGTCTTCCCCCTGCGCTACCGCGAGGGCGGCGTCCTGGTCCGCCGTGGCCACACCGAGGCCGCCGTCGACCTGTGCCGGCTCGCCGGGCTGACGCCGACCGGCGTCCTGGTCGAGGTCGTCAACGACGACGGGACGATGAAGCGCGCGCCCGAGCTGCGCGCGTTCGCCGACGAGCACGGCCTGGCGATGATCTCCATCGAGGACCTGGTCCGGCACCGCCGCCGGGTCGAGAGCCACGTCGTGCGCGAGGCCGAGACCCGGCTGCCCACGAGCCACGGCGACTTCACCGCGATCGGCTACACGATCACCGTCGACGGCAGCGAGCACGTCGCCCTCGTCTACGGCGACCCCGCGGCCCTGGCCGACAACGGTCCGGTGCTGACCCGGGTCCACTCCGAGTGCCTGACCGGCGACGTCTTCGGCTCCAGCCGCTGCGACTGCGGTCCCCAGCTCAACGAGGCGATGGACCGGATCGTGCAGGAGGGCGCCGGCGTGGTGATCTACCTGCGCGGCCACGAGGGCCGGGGGATCGGCCTGGTCGCCAAGCTCCAGGCCTACCAGCTCCAGGACGGCGGTCGCGACACCGTGGACGCCAACCTCGACCTCGGCCTGCCCGCCGACGCGCGCCACTACGGCGCGGCCACCCAGATCCTCAAGGACCTCGGCGTGGACCAGGTCCGGCTGCTGACCAACAACCCCGACAAGGTGGCCTCGCTCGAGGACTACGGCGTCACGGTGACCGAGCGGGTGCCGCTCACGCCGCACCCCAACGGCCACAACCTGGCCTACCTGCTGACCAAGCGCGACCGGATGGGCCACGATCTTCCCGAGCTGCCCGACCTCGACCTCGACCTCGAAGGAGCCAACTGA
- the ribH gene encoding 6,7-dimethyl-8-ribityllumazine synthase yields MAGHGAPDIAPVDCHDLRVAVVAASWHTEVMDGLIAGAQRAFADHQVEAPVVVRVPGTFELPVTAAALAPSYDAVIALGVVIRGGTPHFEYVCNAATDGLTRVSLDHHIPIGFGVLTCDDDAQALDRAGLEGSREDKGYEAASAALQTAATLKRIKRGYTA; encoded by the coding sequence ATGGCCGGACACGGTGCCCCCGACATCGCCCCCGTCGACTGCCACGACCTGCGGGTCGCGGTCGTCGCCGCGAGCTGGCACACCGAGGTGATGGACGGTCTCATCGCGGGCGCGCAGCGCGCCTTCGCCGACCACCAGGTCGAGGCGCCCGTCGTCGTACGGGTGCCCGGCACGTTCGAGCTGCCGGTCACCGCGGCGGCCCTCGCGCCGTCGTACGACGCGGTGATCGCGCTGGGCGTGGTCATCCGGGGCGGCACGCCGCACTTCGAGTACGTCTGCAACGCGGCCACCGACGGGCTGACCCGGGTCTCGCTCGACCACCACATCCCGATCGGCTTCGGCGTGCTGACCTGCGACGACGACGCCCAGGCGCTCGACCGGGCGGGCCTGGAGGGATCGCGCGAGGACAAGGGCTACGAGGCGGCCTCGGCGGCGCTGCAGACCGCGGCGACGCTCAAGCGGATCAAGCGCGGCTACACCGCCTGA
- a CDS encoding phosphoribosyl-ATP diphosphatase produces MKTFDELFAELSEKAQTRPEGSGTVRALDAGVHTIGKKLIEEAAESWMAAEHEGKDATALEISQLLYHAQVLMIASGLSLEDVYSHL; encoded by the coding sequence GTGAAGACGTTCGACGAGCTGTTCGCAGAGCTCAGCGAGAAGGCACAGACGCGGCCCGAGGGGTCCGGCACCGTCCGGGCGCTCGACGCCGGCGTCCATACGATCGGCAAGAAGCTGATCGAAGAGGCCGCTGAGTCCTGGATGGCCGCCGAGCACGAGGGCAAGGACGCCACGGCTCTGGAGATCAGCCAGCTGCTGTACCACGCCCAGGTCCTCATGATCGCGAGCGGACTCTCGCTCGAGGACGTCTACTCCCACCTCTGA
- the hisG gene encoding ATP phosphoribosyltransferase — MLKIAVPNKGALSESASTMLREAGYAQRSDSKQLTKIDPDNGVEFFYLRPRDIALYVGEGTLDAGITGRDLLLDSHSTASESLQLGFGRSKFRFAARPGVATDVRDLAGKRIATSYDGVVKRYLVEQGVEASVVRLDGAVETSIQLGVADVIADVVETGSTLRAAGLEVFGDVILESEGVMITREGADPGALEVFTRRLQGVLVARAYVMMDYDIRAEKVEQAIALTPGIESPTVSPLHREGWVAVRSMVQRATAQRVMDELFALGARAILTTDIHACRL, encoded by the coding sequence ATGCTCAAGATCGCCGTCCCCAACAAGGGGGCCCTGTCCGAGTCCGCCTCGACGATGCTGCGCGAAGCCGGCTACGCGCAGCGCTCGGACTCCAAGCAGCTGACCAAGATCGACCCGGACAACGGGGTCGAGTTCTTCTACCTGCGCCCGCGCGACATCGCGCTGTACGTCGGCGAGGGCACCCTCGACGCCGGCATCACCGGCCGCGACCTCCTCCTCGACTCGCACTCGACGGCCTCGGAGTCGCTCCAGCTGGGCTTCGGCCGCTCGAAGTTCCGCTTCGCGGCCCGCCCCGGTGTCGCCACCGACGTGCGTGACCTGGCCGGCAAGCGCATCGCCACGTCGTACGACGGCGTGGTCAAGCGCTACCTCGTCGAGCAGGGCGTCGAGGCCTCGGTCGTCCGCCTCGACGGCGCCGTCGAGACCAGCATCCAGCTCGGCGTGGCCGACGTGATCGCCGACGTCGTCGAGACCGGCAGCACCCTGCGTGCCGCGGGCCTGGAGGTCTTCGGCGACGTCATCCTCGAGTCCGAGGGCGTGATGATCACCCGCGAGGGCGCCGACCCCGGCGCGCTCGAGGTCTTCACCCGCCGGCTCCAGGGCGTCCTCGTGGCCCGCGCCTACGTGATGATGGACTACGACATCCGCGCCGAGAAGGTCGAGCAGGCCATCGCCCTGACCCCCGGCATCGAGAGCCCCACGGTCAGCCCGCTTCATCGCGAAGGCTGGGTCGCGGTCCGCTCCATGGTGCAGCGGGCCACCGCCCAGCGGGTGATGGACGAGCTCTTCGCGCTGGGGGCCCGCGCCATCCTGACCACCGACATCCACGCCTGCCGGCTCTGA
- a CDS encoding PH domain-containing protein, with protein sequence MSDLPPLPRTWRPFGPRMAAAVFAIVLVGAFAWLWVRFDEQTKQAINILEKATVIGIVGLGLALMFALARSRVVARPDGLTIVNGYRKRELTWAEVGTVRMPRGAPWPHLDQGDDVRISLLGIHTSDGARAATAVRELKAVVAAHRVDG encoded by the coding sequence ATGTCCGACCTTCCCCCGCTCCCGCGGACCTGGCGGCCCTTCGGCCCGCGGATGGCCGCCGCGGTCTTCGCGATCGTGCTCGTCGGCGCGTTCGCGTGGCTGTGGGTGCGCTTCGACGAGCAGACCAAGCAGGCCATCAACATCCTCGAGAAGGCGACCGTCATCGGCATCGTCGGGCTCGGGCTGGCGCTGATGTTCGCGCTCGCCCGGTCCCGCGTCGTGGCGCGTCCCGACGGGCTGACGATCGTCAACGGCTACCGCAAGCGCGAGCTCACCTGGGCCGAGGTCGGCACCGTGCGGATGCCGCGCGGCGCTCCGTGGCCGCACCTGGACCAGGGGGACGACGTACGGATCTCGCTGCTGGGGATCCACACCTCCGACGGCGCCCGCGCGGCGACGGCGGTGCGGGAGCTCAAGGCGGTCGTCGCCGCCCACCGCGTCGACGGCTGA
- a CDS encoding IS481 family transposase: MSHGSARLTVHGRRLIVQRHQAGWKQAHIAAAMGVSRKCVKTWIDRYTAEGEDGLATRSSRPHSMPTKTSNEVEQKVLTARAEHRDGPDVLGAKVGVPARTVSRILRRHHVPYLRELDPITGEVIRSSKQTATRYERERPGELVHMDVKKLGKIPAGGGWKAHGRGAGSIMRDRNTKVGFDFVHSLVDDHSRLAYSEVLPDEKGPTCAAFLERAIDYFAAHGITRIERLMTDNAWAYRWSLRAVCAEHDIKQRFIKPHCPWQNGKVERLNRTLTTEWAYRRAFASNDERVAALAPWLEHYNTERRHSALGGKPPISRLLPT, encoded by the coding sequence GTGTCCCACGGTAGTGCCCGGCTGACCGTTCACGGTCGGCGCCTGATCGTCCAACGCCACCAAGCAGGCTGGAAACAAGCCCACATCGCTGCGGCGATGGGCGTGTCCCGCAAGTGCGTGAAGACCTGGATCGACCGCTACACCGCCGAAGGCGAAGACGGCCTGGCCACCCGCTCCTCACGCCCCCACTCGATGCCCACCAAGACCAGCAACGAGGTCGAGCAGAAGGTTCTCACCGCGCGTGCCGAGCATCGCGACGGACCCGATGTCCTCGGAGCGAAGGTCGGCGTTCCTGCCCGCACAGTGTCGCGGATCCTGCGCCGCCACCACGTGCCCTACCTTCGCGAGCTGGATCCGATCACCGGCGAGGTGATCCGATCCTCGAAGCAGACCGCGACCCGCTACGAGCGAGAGCGGCCTGGCGAGCTGGTCCACATGGATGTCAAGAAGCTCGGCAAGATCCCCGCCGGCGGCGGCTGGAAGGCTCACGGCCGCGGAGCCGGGTCGATCATGCGCGATCGCAACACCAAGGTCGGGTTCGACTTCGTTCACTCACTCGTCGACGACCACTCCCGCCTGGCCTACAGCGAGGTGCTGCCTGACGAGAAGGGCCCGACCTGCGCCGCGTTCCTCGAGCGCGCGATCGACTACTTCGCAGCCCATGGCATCACCCGGATCGAGCGTCTGATGACAGACAACGCCTGGGCCTACCGATGGTCGCTACGTGCCGTATGCGCCGAGCACGACATCAAGCAGAGGTTCATCAAGCCGCACTGTCCCTGGCAGAACGGGAAGGTGGAGCGCCTCAACCGGACCCTGACCACCGAGTGGGCCTACCGTCGCGCCTTCGCCAGCAACGACGAGCGAGTAGCCGCCCTTGCGCCCTGGCTCGAGCACTACAACACTGAACGCCGCCACAGCGCACTCGGAGGTAAGCCGCCGATCAGCCGGCTGCTACCAACCTGA
- a CDS encoding aldose 1-epimerase family protein, with amino-acid sequence MSAPTGDQHVLSAHGYRAVVTQGCGALRSLTYEGRDLVDGFAEDAMPSGGRGQLLVPWPNRIRDGRYTFGGATQQLALTEPKRGNASHGLVRWVSWTARSVAADRVELDYFLPAQTGYPWALALTTTYALGEDGLTVTQAATNRAAEAAPYASGAHPYLVAGPGPCDDWTLDLPAVARLVTDDERLLPVGTEPGDAFRTPAPLADAVLNHAYTGLDRDPSGRATVTLRAPGGAGVALWVDEHHGWLQVYTADDTATPRTSVAVEPMTAPPDAFNSGDGLVVLAPGETFAASWGVRAL; translated from the coding sequence GTGAGCGCGCCCACCGGTGACCAGCACGTCCTGTCCGCCCACGGCTACCGCGCCGTCGTCACCCAGGGCTGCGGCGCCCTGCGGTCGCTGACCTACGAGGGACGCGATCTCGTCGACGGCTTCGCCGAGGACGCCATGCCCTCGGGCGGGCGCGGGCAGCTGCTCGTGCCGTGGCCCAACCGGATCCGCGACGGGCGCTACACCTTCGGCGGGGCCACCCAGCAGCTCGCGCTGACCGAGCCGAAGCGCGGCAACGCCTCGCACGGCCTGGTCCGCTGGGTCTCGTGGACGGCGCGGTCGGTCGCGGCCGACCGGGTCGAGCTCGACTACTTCCTGCCGGCCCAGACCGGCTACCCGTGGGCGCTGGCGCTCACGACGACCTATGCGCTCGGCGAGGACGGGCTCACCGTTACCCAGGCCGCGACGAACCGGGCGGCCGAGGCGGCGCCGTACGCGTCGGGGGCGCACCCGTACCTCGTCGCCGGCCCGGGCCCCTGCGACGACTGGACGCTCGACCTGCCCGCGGTGGCCCGGCTGGTCACCGACGACGAGCGGCTGCTGCCGGTCGGCACCGAGCCGGGGGACGCCTTCCGCACGCCCGCTCCCCTGGCCGACGCCGTCCTCAACCACGCCTACACGGGCCTCGACCGCGACCCGTCGGGCCGGGCGACCGTGACCCTGCGCGCGCCGGGCGGGGCCGGGGTGGCGCTGTGGGTCGACGAGCACCACGGTTGGCTGCAGGTCTACACCGCCGACGACACCGCGACGCCGCGCACGAGTGTCGCGGTCGAACCGATGACCGCTCCCCCGGACGCGTTCAACTCCGGCGACGGGCTGGTCGTGCTGGCACCCGGCGAGACGTTCGCCGCGTCGTGGGGCGTGCGGGCGCTCTAG
- a CDS encoding uridine kinase family protein: protein MVSPSEVLELTLSRPPTLGSGRLICVDGLAGSGKTTLARGLAALAPEAVVIGTDEMLAGWRGLPGLAGSVEALLRPLAAGQPGTWRRWDWYADGWAETRTVLPGPLLVLEGVGSAAAAYRELVTTLVWVEADLDVRLARWLERDGEGMRPHWDDWLADEAALHARQDTRSWADLVVRT, encoded by the coding sequence ATGGTCTCGCCTTCTGAGGTCCTCGAGCTCACGCTGTCGCGCCCACCGACCCTCGGGTCGGGCCGGCTGATCTGCGTCGACGGGCTGGCCGGCTCCGGCAAGACCACGCTCGCCCGCGGCCTGGCCGCGCTCGCCCCCGAGGCGGTCGTGATCGGGACCGACGAGATGCTCGCGGGCTGGCGCGGGCTCCCCGGCCTCGCCGGCTCGGTCGAGGCCCTGCTGCGCCCGCTCGCCGCCGGGCAGCCGGGCACCTGGCGCCGCTGGGACTGGTACGCCGACGGCTGGGCCGAGACCCGCACCGTGCTCCCGGGCCCGCTGCTGGTCCTCGAAGGTGTCGGGAGCGCCGCGGCGGCGTACCGGGAGCTGGTGACGACGCTGGTCTGGGTCGAGGCCGACCTCGACGTCCGGCTCGCGCGCTGGCTCGAGCGCGACGGCGAGGGGATGCGTCCCCACTGGGACGACTGGCTCGCCGACGAGGCGGCGCTGCACGCGCGCCAGGACACGCGGTCGTGGGCCGACCTGGTGGTCCGCACCTAG
- a CDS encoding amino acid deaminase/aldolase, which produces MAFVQHHSFVARNRLAARLADAVDAWPEPLSTPTFVVDLDAFDANAADLARRAGGTPIRVASKSLRVPALVARALATEGFAGVLAYTLAEALWLADNDVCDDIVVAYPSVDRAALAALIASPRAASRITIMVDDVAHLDLVDSLRASTAVPVRVALDIDAGLRWGGQLVGPRRSPLFDVGAVAALARAVIDRPGFQLVGAMTYEGQVAGVPDSVPHQRAKSAVVRKLKQLSVTQLVTRRTAIAEALSALEGRGDFTGLEFWNAGGSGSIESSAADPVVTEVTAGSGLLGPTLFDHYRSFSPAPAAFFGLPVTRRPSAEVATVHGGGLIASGPAGADRAPTPWAPAGLSLTGLEGAGEVQTPLVGTNAGRLAIGELVWFRHAKSGEPFEHGTTVLLAQGDRFIDAVPSYRGHGLAF; this is translated from the coding sequence ATGGCGTTCGTGCAGCACCACTCGTTCGTCGCGCGCAACCGCCTCGCGGCCCGGCTCGCCGACGCGGTCGACGCCTGGCCGGAGCCCCTGTCCACCCCGACCTTCGTGGTCGACCTCGACGCCTTCGACGCCAACGCCGCGGACCTCGCGCGCCGGGCCGGCGGGACGCCGATCCGGGTGGCGTCCAAGTCGCTGCGGGTGCCCGCGCTGGTGGCGCGGGCGCTGGCGACCGAAGGCTTCGCGGGGGTGCTCGCCTACACGCTGGCCGAGGCGCTCTGGCTGGCCGACAACGACGTGTGCGACGACATCGTCGTCGCCTACCCGTCCGTGGACCGGGCCGCGCTCGCCGCGCTCATCGCCTCCCCGCGCGCCGCCTCGCGGATCACGATCATGGTCGACGACGTGGCCCACCTCGACCTGGTCGACTCGCTGCGCGCCTCGACCGCCGTACCGGTCCGGGTCGCGCTCGACATCGACGCCGGGCTGCGCTGGGGCGGCCAGCTGGTCGGCCCCAGGCGCTCCCCCCTGTTCGACGTCGGCGCCGTCGCCGCGCTCGCCCGGGCGGTCATCGACCGGCCGGGCTTCCAGCTCGTCGGCGCGATGACCTACGAGGGTCAGGTGGCCGGCGTCCCGGACTCGGTGCCGCACCAGCGCGCCAAGTCCGCGGTGGTCCGCAAGCTCAAGCAGCTCTCGGTGACCCAGCTCGTCACCCGCCGCACCGCGATCGCCGAGGCGCTCAGCGCGCTCGAGGGGCGCGGCGACTTCACCGGCCTCGAGTTCTGGAACGCTGGCGGCTCCGGCTCGATCGAGTCCTCGGCCGCCGACCCGGTCGTCACCGAGGTGACCGCGGGCTCCGGGCTGCTCGGGCCGACCCTCTTCGACCACTACCGCTCCTTCTCCCCCGCCCCGGCCGCCTTCTTCGGCCTGCCGGTGACCCGCCGGCCCTCCGCCGAGGTCGCCACGGTCCACGGCGGCGGGCTGATCGCGTCCGGGCCCGCCGGGGCCGACCGGGCGCCGACGCCGTGGGCGCCCGCCGGGCTCAGCCTGACCGGGCTCGAGGGTGCCGGCGAGGTGCAGACCCCGCTCGTGGGGACCAACGCCGGCCGGCTGGCGATCGGCGAGCTGGTCTGGTTCCGGCACGCCAAGTCGGGCGAGCCGTTCGAGCACGGCACCACCGTGCTCCTGGCCCAGGGCGACCGGTTCATCGACGCGGTGCCGTCGTACCGGGGCCATGGTCTCGCCTTCTGA